Proteins encoded within one genomic window of Fragaria vesca subsp. vesca linkage group LG1, FraVesHawaii_1.0, whole genome shotgun sequence:
- the LOC101311611 gene encoding crossover junction endonuclease EME1B-like: protein MSEPIILSDEEDDHHNAPSSPFPPFPSKKRRTQFDPNPNPTVLILDDDPTPLKPGPKSTAFFVPDTPNSDVAIVKCTRAAQPKLSGIDGVICLESDNEPGSSCGGEKKKENGLMPGGFGLAKVLDWSPSFVESSCGVGHSEWEHTIEGSSSNPTSSRGDIDQVLDCPDNENIMDQMGNILRPGKEYAAITEKENITKEEKGRKKMTKEERTRLMEEKKQKKLEEKLQREALKAEAAEMKKLQKEKLRWEKGKFALKSIVAEIDSKVIESGSVGGSLLSRFAERGLTYRITSNPIERSIVWTMTVPEHISQLSPEGVEIQYILIVYEAEDFCKLIINESLPGQVSRVQNHYPSYTVCYLTNKLIAYVRKREGEMYNGRGREGHPTVDKVQKVLADLTTSFSKVHSRQCKDEAELAEHVAGLTCSLSSCLFRKKLTRLDVNANGSFITKDCVDRNLIKQSSWLKALVAIPKVQPRFAIAIGKKYPTMKSLLSVYMDPNISVHEKEFLLKDLTTEGLLGGDRRLGEVCSKRVYRILMAQSGCTKTDDVEDGADFFRVN, encoded by the exons ATGTCAGAGCCGATCATCCTCTCCGACGAAGAAGATGACCACCACAATGCGCCCTCATCCCCATTCCCACCTTTCCCCTCTAAGAAACGCCGAACCCAATTCGACCCCAATCCCAATCCCACCGTTCTCATCCTCGACGACGACCCGACCCCGCTGAAACCCGGTCCCAAATCCACCGCCTTCTTCGTCCCGGACACCCCCAATTCCGACGTCGCAATCGTCAAATGCACCAGAGCCGCCCAGCCCAAGTTATCTG GCATTGATGGTGTGATATGTTTGGAATCCGATAATGAGCCTGGAAGTAGTTGTGGAGGGGAAAAGAAGAAGGAAAATGGATTGATGCCGGGTGGTTTTGGTCTGGCCAAGGTCTTGGATTGGAGTCCTAGTTTTGTTGAGTCCTCATGTGGAGTTG GACATTCTGAGTGGGAGCATACGATTGAGGGTAGCTCTTCAAATCCTACTTCTTCGCGGGGTGATATTGATCAG GTACTTGATTGTCCTGACAATGAAAACATAATGGATCAAATGGGCAACATTTTGAGACCGGGAAAAGAATATGCAGCTATTACAGAAAAGGAAAATATTACAAAAGAAGAAAAGGGAAGAAAGAAGATGACCAAAGAGGAAAGGACACGCTTAATGGAAGAAAAGAAGCAAAAGAAGCTT GAAGAGAAGTTGCAACGAGAAGCTCTGAAAGCTGAAGCTGCAGAGATGAAAAAATTACAGAAGGAAAAGCTAAGGTGGGAAAAAGGGAAGTTTGCACTTAAATCCATCGTGGCTGAGATTGATTCTAAAGTGATTGAATCAGGATCAGTTGGAG GAAGTCTGCTTTCAAGGTTTGCCGAAAGGGGGTTAACATATCGTATAACATCAAATCCAATTGAAAGATCAATTGTCTGGACAATGACTGTTCCAGAACATATCTCACAG CTTTCTCCTGAAGGAGTAGAGATTCAATATATATTGATTGTTTATGAGGCTGAAGATTTTTGTAAACTCATCATCAATGAATCTCTTCCCGGACAAGTTTCGAGAGTTCAAAATCATTATCCTTCATATACAGTGTGTTACCTCACAAATAAGTTGATTGCATATGTTAGGAAAAG GGAAGGAGAAATGTACAATGGCCGGGGGCGCGAGGGACATCCAACTGTTGACAAGGTTCAAAAG GTGTTGGCAGATTTGACCACTAGCTTTTCCAAAGTACATTCCAGGCAGTGCAAAGATGAGGCTGAACTTGCTGAACATGTTGCTGGTTTAACATGTAGCTTGTCATCCTGTCTTTTCAG GAAGAAGTTAACTAGACTTGATGTAAATGCTAATGGATCCTTTATCACAAAGGACTGTGTTGACCGGAATTTGATAAAACAGAGCTCATG GTTAAAGGCTTTAGTAGCTATCCCGAAGGTACAGCCACGATTTGCTATTGCCATAGGCAAGAAGTATCCTACCATGAAGTCTCTGTTAAGTGTTTACATGGACCCTAATATCTCA GTACATGAAAAGGAATTTCTGCTCAAGGACTTGACAACAGAAGGTTTACTTGGTGGTGATAGAAGATTAGGTGAGGTGTGCTCCAAGAGAGTGTACAGGATACTCATGGCACAAAGTGGCTGCACCAAGACTGACGACGTTGAAGATGGTGCTGATTTCTTCAGGGTCAATTGA